The DNA sequence TAATTTTATCCCCACTTCTCGGTAACTTTGCATgttatttcaaaaacaatttgaGGTTGCTGGAAAGTAATGACtgcaaaatatttcaaaataaattgtgGCTGCTGGGATTCGAGCCCAGGTCTCCACGGCCACAACGTGGAATTCTTACCACTAAACTACAGCCACATGTGATTTCAAATGGCCTTCGTAGTCAGTATATTGATGTTTTATTCAAACATGCATCTCAATGCATGAACTCCTCAATTATACAGGCCATACAGGGACATGAAAACTCTAAAAATGATATGGTCATCAAGTTCTGCAACTTGGCTCCACAGAGGAACCTGCCCTACATTGTAGGTAAGGGCATGTCCTGCTTGGTGGAAAGATATCCAAGTGTGGTAATTTACTTGAGAAAAGATAAGGGCAAAAAGACAATGGTGAATCCAGGCAAGATTGCTCGAGACACTGCTCAGAATATACTTTTCTTGCGTACATTATTCGAGGAAAGAACTGAAGTAATACACACTGGAAAACGAGTACTCTTACGTAATCCTTGTGGAAACCAGACAAATACTGAAATACATATGACAATTGACAAGGGTCCCATAAAACTAAGGCTTAGCATACAGAAACTATTTATTGTAGAAGATACGGAGGAGCACCAAAAAGCCGAAAACTGTCACCTCTCTATGAATATACGGTAACCACATACATCTATAAGCACTTAGATTTCCCCCTTGCTCATGTTCCAAAACTCGACCTCATGTTCAAGGACTGTTATGAAAACTCGTTCAGCTTTTGCAATAATATCAATTGATGCCTTTTCCAAACAACGGTCAACTATATtctggaggaaatggcaatactGACCGAAGCCATTATTACCCCATCTTTGGCAAGTCTCTCTGAGTTCTTCTGGAATTTTAGATCCATCTTCCAGACAGTGAGAAAAGCTGTCTTGATAAACGGTTTCAATAGCCCAAAATGCAGTGACTGCTACTGTATATTCAATTTCTGACCTCATCAGACTCTTCAGAAAGCTGCAGCAAAAGAAATAATACTGGACATAATAACATAATACTGAGAGAGAATAAAGACAAAGATTAGAATTGTAGCAAGAGCAAACTAGATATAACGACGTGTAGAGATGTCGTCATAATGAAAACATATAGGTGAAGAGAGGAATTGCTTGGTTGAAAGTCCTGGCATAGCATGGTCCCAAAGCCTGCATGTTCTGCTTGGCTCAAAATTTGATTGATGCTGTTTGTGCAACATCATATACTAATACTAGTGAGTTGTATGCACACTTGTTCTGAATACTCAATTGGTTCCTTCATATGACgtttgaatatattaatttgttccatttgcctattatatatgaaataacaggttcaagagagaaccatagagcgctcaagagagaaccaatgcttaaaatagaaacatagaaccactaaggttctgctgcagaaccctatattttacatagattttcaggatctaaatctgaatacatgtttttttgcatcgttgtatGTGTCCagaagtaatttcaaaatataatatataaataagacatttttttcatgtgcagttctgctgcaaaatcctaactaatactagaaataaggtaagggttctctGGGTTCTCTGTCTgatggttctctcttgaacatgacccatatatatacaatgaagTGTAAAGCGCACTACAAATTTTTTCAACTATTCAATAAAAAGACGTTTTCTTCACTGAATCCTTCTATGGAAAGGTGCATAAAACACAGACATTACAGGGAACTGCGCAGCCATGGGTGAAGACTGAAGAGGTTGAAGCACAAGCGAGAAACTGACATTCGAAAATCCAATGTTACTTCTTAAGTTGTTTTGATCAACAAAAATCAAGACTCCAAGGTCAAATTGAGAAGCTAAACCAGGACACATGATAGGGTGCATTCTGCAAAAGCCTGTGTTATGGCTTGCAGTTCACATATAATGTAATAACCATGGATGATTCAGTTATGTCTTTGCCCAAAATTTCAGAGAGTCGAATATATTAAGAAATACTAaaggtcatatatatataacagataTAATTACCTGCAGTACATGAGATTTGCTCTTTGTGGAACAACACTTGTCAATGAAACCTCCCATTTAGAAGCTTCTTCCTTGAACCATGTAATCTCATCATTTAGAGAGGCCAAACCACCTAGAATAATGTCCGTATCTGAACTATCATCTAATTCATTGCAAGCTTTCACCAAGACACTTGCAACGAAAGGGACAAAGGCTCTGACATATATGTAATCCTGTCCCTGCATCATATATGCAGCAATAACTAATGTAGCAAATCACCCAT is a window from the Daucus carota subsp. sativus chromosome 8, DH1 v3.0, whole genome shotgun sequence genome containing:
- the LOC108197638 gene encoding probable bifunctional TENA-E protein, with protein sequence MELEASEVEAEKFKSKKTNITDSWMKKHSSIYKEATRHPFILSIRDGTIDSPSFKKWLGQDYIYVRAFVPFVASVLVKACNELDDSSDTDIILGGLASLNDEITWFKEEASKWEVSLTSVVPQRANLMYCSFLKSLMRSEIEYTVAVTAFWAIETVYQDSFSHCLEDGSKIPEELRETCQRWGNNGFGQYCHFLQNIVDRCLEKASIDIIAKAERVFITVLEHEVEFWNMSKGEI